One stretch of Arachis duranensis cultivar V14167 chromosome 1, aradu.V14167.gnm2.J7QH, whole genome shotgun sequence DNA includes these proteins:
- the LOC107490767 gene encoding protein indeterminate-domain 16 — protein sequence MEEQDNRELELLPSSRADSSLLRFRSTVSSSSLAEVAPSVDLQLSISVGRPTAAECVVRMCEGVEALKWEAAEQIRLAAMEKAYAERVRELTRREMEMAQSEFARARQMWERAREEVESAERMKERATARLGSSSSTSSSSAMEITCHSCRQRFRPA from the coding sequence ATGGAAGAACAAGACAACAGAGAACTTGAGCTTCTACCGTCTTCGCGCGCCGATTCCTCTCTGCTCCGCTTCCGATCCACGGTTTCTTCGTCTTCGCTGGCGGAGGTAGCGCCTTCTGTGGACCTTCAGCTTTCGATAAGCGTGGGGCGTCCGACGGCTGCGGAGTGCGTGGTGCGGATGTGCGAGGGCGTGGAGGCGCTGAAGTGGGAGGCGGCGGAGCAAATCAGGCTGGCGGCGATGGAGAAGGCGTATGCGGAGCGGGTGAGGGAGCTCACGCGCCGGGAGATGGAGATGGCGCAGTCGGAGTTTGCGCGCGCCAGGCAAATGTGGGAGCGAGCAAGGGAGGAGGTGGAGAGTGCCGAGCGGATGAAGGAACGCGCCACCGCCCGCCTCGGCTCCTCTTCCTCCACCTCCTCCTCTTCTGCTATGGAGATCACGTGCCACTCGTGCCGGCAGAGGTTCAGGCCTGCCTGA